A section of the Phoenix dactylifera cultivar Barhee BC4 unplaced genomic scaffold, palm_55x_up_171113_PBpolish2nd_filt_p 000153F, whole genome shotgun sequence genome encodes:
- the LOC103721047 gene encoding uncharacterized protein LOC103721047, whose protein sequence is MGRSRMEETRCKRHPKHQSKGVCPFCLRERLSGLLAASSSRTYACSSTVSSSPYSSDSDLSSSATTPPYHDLKRAKLSLLFKARGDGGRLVGISEPLTKSRSLAFAVVGNRKKEDKEDEKEEKEKGKEEEKKKKKRKFWSKLFGGSWRSGEVGGVSLHSRTVKEKSFSFV, encoded by the coding sequence atgggaaggTCAAGGATGGAGGAGACCAGGTGCAAGAGGCACCCAAAGCACCAGTCCAAAGGGGTGTGCCCCTTCTGCCTCCGAGAGAGGCTCTCCGGCCTCCTCGCAGCCTCATCTTCTAGGACCTACGCTTGTTCATCGACGGTCTCTTCGTCCCCTTACTCTTCTGACTCCGACCTCTCGTCATCGGCCACCACTCCTCCCTACCATGATCTGAAGAGAGCGAAGCTTTCTCTTCTGTTCAAGGCGAGAGGTGATGGTGGTCGGTTGGTCGGTATCAGCGAGCCGCTGACAAAGAGCCGATCTCTAGCTTTTGCAGTGGTCGGTAATCGGAAGAAGGAGGACAAGGAGGacgagaaagaagagaaggagaaagggaaagaggaggagaagaagaagaagaaaagaaagttttgGTCCAAGTTGTTTGGTGGCTCCTGGAGGTCGGGTGAGGTTGGTGGTGTTTCATTGCACTCCAGGACCGTCAAGGAGAAGTCCTTCTCATTTGTGTGA